One genomic region from Paramormyrops kingsleyae isolate MSU_618 chromosome 24, PKINGS_0.4, whole genome shotgun sequence encodes:
- the LOC111835141 gene encoding protein RD3-like: MFSWSVGFCMEAQVPGQRSPEEMVTNTLMLELGALLKRADRLHQERGTDARRRRSSVDYSWLATPHQKPPYEPSPGELLELHSLCTKIRPSQCGPVILRLRKLVAELEPDAQEVPRILRMILLDCVEEEEQSKDQEEPAAGCLEKRRSKSLSFVTLRSRFLGGALGGSCSCQPREARLWPGEDDDGGGPHFSVGWKTRRVRSMPEMSPVEQTTQS, encoded by the exons ATGTTTTCCTGGTCGGTGGGGTTTTGCATGGAGGCTCAGGTGCCTGGTCAGCGCTCGCCTGAGGAGATGGTGACCAACACTCTGATGCTGGAGCTGGGCGCGCTGCTGAAACGGGCGGACCGCCTCCACCAGGAGCGTGGCACTGATGCCCGGCGGCGTCGCTCAAGTGTCGACTACAGTTGGCTGGCCACGCCACACCAGAAGCCGCCTTACGAGCCCAGCCCTGGGGAACTGCTGGAGCTGCATAGCCTGTGCACCAAGATCCGCCCCTCGCAATGCGGCCCTGTCATTCTCAG GCTCAGGAAGTTGGTGGCAGAGCTCGAGCCAGACGCCCAGGAGGTGCCGCGCATCCTGCGCATGATTCTGTTGGACTGTGTggaagaggaggagcagagCAAGGACCAAGAGGAGCCGGCGGCAGGCTGCTTGGAGAAGCGGCGCAGCAAGAGCTTGTCCTTCGTCACCCTCCGCTCCCGCTTCCTGGGAGGAGCCTTGGGGGGGTCATGCTCGTGCCAGCCGCGAGAGGCAAGGCTGTGGCCCGGCGAAGATGACGACGGGGGTGGCCCACATTTTAGTGTGGGCTGGAAGACCCGGCGTGTGAGGAGCATGCCTGAGATGAGCCCCGTGGAGCAGACCACACAGAGCTGA
- the LOC111835140 gene encoding syntaxin-5-like, which produces MNARRRHGSKSSQQGAYFGPSQTQTLLSDQPEPAFVSPAVAAPSLSLPPVDTSRMSCRDRTQEFLSACKSIQSQQNGFQANKPGHSPLRQRSDFTLMAKKIGRDLSNTFAKLEKLTMLAKRKSLFDDKAVEIEELTYIIRQDISSLNKQIAHLQELIRSRGSQNGKHLQTHSNTVVVSLQSKLACMSNDFKSVLEVRTENLKQQRSRREQFSNAPVSTATVHARNFDGSLLMQDEPKKPADVSIEMDSRANHQLQLVNEQESYIQDRADTMQNIESTIVELGSIFQQLAHMVKEQEETVHRIDANVEDTQLNVDAAHGEILKYFQSVSSNRWMMIKIFLILIIFFIIFVVFLA; this is translated from the exons ATGAACGCACGTCGTCGCCACGGTTCTAAAagtagccagcagggggcatacTTCGGCCCTTCCCAGACTCAAACGCTGCTGAGCGACCAGCCAGAACCGGCTTTTGTGTCCCCTGCTGTGGCTGCACCATCCCTGTCCCTCCCACCCGTGGACACGAGCAGAATGTCTTGCCGAGATCGGACGCAGGAGTTCTTGTCCGCTTGCAAGTCTATCCAGAGTCAGCAA AATGGGTTCCAGGCCAACAAACCAGGTCACAGTCCTCTCAGGCAACGCAGTGACTTCACTCTTATGGCGAA GAAAATCGGGAGAGACCTCAGTAACACATTTGCCAAATTGGAAAAACTCACAATGT TGGCCAAGAGGAAATCACTGTTTGATGACAAAGCAGTTGAGATCGAAGAGCTCACTTACATCATCCGGCAG GACATCAGTAGCCTGAATAAGCAGATAGCCCATCTGCAGGAGCTGATTCGCTCTCGGGGCAGCCAAAATGGCAAGCATCTCCAGACTCACTCCAACACCGTCGTCGTCTCCCTGCAG TCGAAACTGGCATGTATGTCAAATGACTTCAAATCGGTCCTGGAGGTGAGAACAGAG AACCTTAAACAGCAGCGAAGTCGTAGGGAGCAGTTCTCGAATGCCCCAGTTTCTACGGCAACCGTGCACGCTAGGAACTTCG ATGGTTCTCTGTTGATGCAAGATGAGCCAAAGAAGCCTGCAGACGTCTCCATAGAGATGGATTCCCGCGCCAACCATCAGCTTCAGCTGGTCAACGAACAG GAGTCCTACATCCAGGACCGAGCAGACACCATGCAGAACATCGAGTCCACCATTGTGGAGCTGGGCTCGATCTTCCAGCAGCTTGCCCACATGGTGAAGGAGCAAGAGGAGACAGTGCACAG AATCGATGCGAACGTGGAGGACACCCAGCTGAACGTGGACGCCGCCCACGGCGAGATCCTCAAGTACTTCCAGTCGGTCTCCTCCAACCGCTGGATGATGATAAAAatcttcctcatcctcatcatcttcTTCATCATCTTTGTTGTCTTCCTCGCCTGA
- the ehd1b gene encoding EH domain-containing protein 1b has protein sequence MFRDGRKKNPELFQTVSEGLRKLYRTKLFPLEDAYRFHDFHSPALEDADFDNKPMVLLVGQYSTGKTTFIRHLMEQDFPGMRIGPEPTTDSFIAVMYGEQEGLVPGNALVVDPKKPFRKLNAFGNAFLNRFVCAQMPNPVLESISIIDTPGILSGEKQRISRGYDFAAVLEWFAERVDRIILLFDAHKLDISDEFSEVIRALKNHEDKMRVVLNKADQIGTQQLMRVYGALMWSLGKIVNTPEVIRVYIGSFWSQPLLVPDNRKLFEAEEQDLFRDIQSLPRNAALRKLNDLIKRARLAKVHAYIISALKREMPNMFGKENKKKELIANLGEIYLKVEKEYQISPGDFPNIIKMQEILSIHDFSKFQSMKPKLMDAVEDMLANDIAKLMTLVRQEESAMPSQLVEGGAFDGTSNGPFGHGYGEGASEGIDELEWVVARDKPTYDEIFYTLSPVNGKVSGAMAKKEMVKSKLPNTVLGKIWKLADVDGDGFLDNEEFALANHLIKVKLEGHELPVDLPYHLIPPSKRHQE, from the exons ATGTTCAGAGacgggaggaaaaaaaatcccgAACTTTTTCAGACGGTCTCGGAAGGACTGCGAAAGCTGTACCGGACCAAACTGTTCCCTTTGGAGGACGCCTACCGCTTCCACGACTTTCACTCGCCGGCTCTCGAAGACGCCGACTTTGACAACAAGCCCATGGTGCTACTGGTGGGTCAGTACTCCACCGGCAAGACCACTTTCATCCGGCACCTAATGGAGCAGGACTTCCCCGGTATGAGGATCGGTCCGGAGCCGACCACGGATTCCTTCATAGCGGTCATGTACGGCGAGCAGGAGGGGCTGGTACCGGGGAACGCTCTGGTCGTCGATCCAAAAAAGCCGTTCCGAAAACTCAACGCATTTGGCAACGCTTTCCTCAACAG GTTTGTATGTGCTCAGATGCCCAATCCAGTGCTGGAGAGCATCAGCATCATCGACACCCCGGGAATCCTGTCTGGCGAGAAGCAGAGGATCAGCAGAG GCTACGACTTTGCTGCTGTGTTGGAGTGGTTTGCAGAGCGGGTTGACCGCATCATCCTCCTCTTTGATGCACACAAGCTGGACATCTCGGATGAGTTCTCGGAGGTGATCCGGGCCCTGAAGAACCATGAGGACAAGATGCGCGTGGTGCTCAATAAAGCTGACCAGATCGGGACCCAGCAGCTGATGCGGGTCTATGGCGCCCTCATGTGGTCGCTGGGCAAAATCGTCAACACTCCGGAGGTCATCCGCGTCTACATCGGCTCCTTCTGGTCCCAGCCGCTTCTGGTGCCCGACAACCGCAAACTGTTCGAGGCAGAAGAGCAGGACCTGTTTCGCGACATCCAAAGCCTTCCGCGGAATGCTGCCCTCCGCAAGCTCAATGACCTCATCAAGCGTGCTCGCCTTGCCAAG GTTCACGCATACATCATCAGCGCCTTAAAGAGAGAGATGCCCAACATGTTTGGCAAAGAAAACAAGAAGAAGGAGCTGATCGCCAACCTGGGGGAGATTTACCTGAAGGTCGAGAAAGAGTATCAGATATCACCTGGTGACTTCCCAAACATCATAAAGATGCAG GAGATCCTAAGCATCCACGACTTCAGCAAATTCCAGTCTATGAAGCCCAAGCTGATGGACGCCGTGGAGGACATGCTGGCCAATGACATCGCTAAGCTCATGACCCTGGTCCGCCAGGAGGAATCCGCCATGCCAAGCCAATTGGTCGAAGGGGGCGCCTTCGACGGCACCAGCAACGGTCCCTTCGGCCATGGCTACGGAGAGGGGGCCAGCGAGGGCATTGATGAGCTGGAGTGGGTGGTGGCACGTGACAAGCCCACGTACGATGAGATTTTCTACACGCTCTCGCCCGTCAACGGCAAGGTGTCAGGCGCAATGGCCAAGAAGGAGATGGTCAAGTCCAAGCTGCCCAACACGGTGCTGGGAAAGATCTGGAAGCTGGCTGATGTGGACGGGGATGGCTTCCTGGACAACGAGGAGTTTGCCCTGGCTAACCACCTGATCAAAGTGAAGCTGGAAGGCCATGAGCTGCCCGTTGACCTGCCATATCACCTCATACCCCCATCCAAACGACATCAGGAGTGA